The Virgibacillus phasianinus genome includes a window with the following:
- a CDS encoding sensor histidine kinase yields MNKDRKSWLPKRFLWRLTLINIIVIASFITLSSLAIYNTACFLVDGMGTMTNQKQEQFNSTLFLYLWIFSISTIVIGSLIHFHLMRKLIHPLRKLIKSTKTMKQGQYPRPIEVRSEDEMGQLIGHFNELVEQLKYNQQHKEKLVADLSHEFRTPLSNLNGYLGALNNGVIEGDRKLYQSLYEESKRLTNMIEQLELLKEWDYISKQTFSEREPMDMDVLVAQSVDMFRWSLKEAGIAVHVHTEPGKVHVFNKGIPQVISNLIDNAIRYYQGPGDLTINGENLHSKYKVSITAPGQPIPQAEQEKIFERFYRIDPSRTRDTGGTGLGLAISKEIIEHHHGEIGVKTQNQHHTFWFTLGTGQDY; encoded by the coding sequence GGCTGACGCTGATCAATATCATTGTTATTGCATCGTTTATCACTCTGAGCAGCCTGGCGATTTATAACACGGCTTGTTTCTTGGTAGATGGAATGGGGACGATGACGAATCAGAAGCAAGAACAGTTTAATTCAACTCTCTTTCTTTATTTATGGATTTTCAGTATTTCAACGATTGTAATTGGCAGCCTGATTCATTTCCATTTAATGAGAAAACTCATTCACCCTTTAAGGAAATTGATAAAGTCTACTAAAACAATGAAGCAGGGTCAATACCCGAGACCGATTGAAGTGCGATCAGAGGATGAAATGGGGCAGTTGATTGGTCATTTCAACGAACTGGTGGAGCAATTGAAATACAACCAGCAACATAAAGAAAAACTTGTAGCGGATTTATCCCATGAATTTCGCACTCCTTTATCCAATTTAAATGGTTATCTTGGTGCATTAAACAATGGTGTAATTGAAGGTGACCGGAAACTGTATCAATCCCTTTACGAAGAATCCAAGCGCTTAACGAATATGATTGAACAGCTTGAACTGCTGAAAGAATGGGATTATATATCAAAACAAACATTTTCTGAACGGGAACCGATGGATATGGATGTGCTGGTCGCACAATCCGTTGACATGTTTCGGTGGTCCTTGAAAGAAGCAGGCATCGCTGTCCATGTCCACACAGAACCGGGAAAAGTGCATGTATTCAATAAGGGCATCCCCCAGGTTATCAGCAATTTAATTGATAACGCCATTCGTTACTACCAGGGACCAGGTGACTTAACGATAAATGGGGAAAATTTGCATTCAAAATACAAGGTTTCCATCACTGCACCCGGCCAGCCAATTCCCCAAGCCGAACAAGAAAAAATCTTTGAACGATTTTACCGAATCGACCCCTCAAGAACCCGGGACACCGGAGGAACAGGACTCGGACTTGCCATATCAAAAGAAATCATCGAACACCATCACGGCGAAATAGGAGTAAAAACCCAAAATCAACATCACACCTTCTGGTTCACATTAGGGACAGGTCAAGATTACTGA